One genomic window of Prosthecobacter algae includes the following:
- a CDS encoding phosphoglycerate kinase, with protein MPKKTIRDIELSNKRVLVRVDFNVPLDEKDGAMVITDATRIQETLPTLKYLIEKGAKVILCSHLGRPKGQRDPKQSLAPVAPALSELLGTKVEFSDETIGETAKAKALALPAGGVLLLENTRFHAGEEKNDAELAKGLADLAEIFVNDAFGSAHRAHSSTAGVADYLPAVSGLLMEKELTYLHDELENPERPFVVILGGAKVSDKIGVINRLLEKADTIIIGGGMAYTFRKLVQGITIGKSLYKAEWEPIAQAAIDKAKERGVKLLIPVDAMITDAFDFDAKKLGTTKYTGVNENIPDGWEGVDIGPESVKLFSEEIAKAKTVIWNGPMGVFEIKESSKGSFDVAAAIAENTSAKTIIGGGDSVKAVKKAKLADKMTFISTGGGASLELLEGKILPGVACLQEK; from the coding sequence ATGCCCAAAAAGACCATCCGTGACATCGAACTGAGCAACAAACGCGTCCTCGTCCGTGTGGACTTCAACGTGCCTCTCGACGAAAAAGACGGCGCGATGGTCATCACCGATGCGACCCGCATCCAGGAAACGCTGCCGACGCTGAAGTACCTCATCGAAAAAGGTGCGAAGGTGATCCTTTGCAGCCACCTGGGCCGCCCGAAAGGCCAGCGTGATCCGAAGCAGTCCCTCGCCCCAGTGGCCCCAGCCCTGAGCGAACTGCTGGGCACGAAAGTTGAGTTTTCCGACGAAACCATCGGCGAGACCGCCAAGGCCAAAGCCCTGGCGCTGCCAGCCGGCGGCGTGCTGCTGCTAGAAAATACCCGCTTCCACGCTGGTGAAGAAAAGAACGATGCCGAGCTGGCCAAGGGCCTGGCGGATCTGGCCGAAATCTTCGTCAACGACGCCTTCGGTTCTGCCCACCGCGCCCATAGCTCCACCGCTGGCGTGGCCGATTACCTCCCCGCCGTTTCCGGTCTGCTCATGGAAAAAGAGCTGACCTACCTGCATGACGAACTGGAAAACCCGGAGCGTCCCTTCGTGGTCATCCTCGGTGGGGCCAAAGTCAGCGACAAAATCGGCGTGATCAATCGCCTGCTGGAAAAGGCCGATACCATCATCATCGGCGGCGGCATGGCCTACACCTTCCGCAAGCTCGTCCAGGGCATCACCATCGGCAAAAGCCTTTACAAAGCCGAGTGGGAGCCAATCGCCCAGGCCGCCATTGACAAGGCCAAGGAGCGTGGCGTGAAGCTGCTGATCCCGGTGGACGCCATGATTACCGACGCTTTCGACTTCGACGCCAAGAAACTGGGCACCACGAAGTACACCGGCGTGAACGAAAACATCCCGGACGGCTGGGAAGGCGTGGACATCGGCCCTGAGTCCGTGAAGCTTTTCTCTGAAGAAATCGCCAAGGCGAAGACCGTCATCTGGAACGGCCCCATGGGCGTGTTCGAAATCAAGGAGTCCTCCAAGGGCAGCTTCGACGTGGCAGCCGCCATCGCGGAAAACACCAGCGCCAAGACCATCATCGGCGGTGGCGACAGCGTGAAGGCCGTGAAGAAGGCCAAGCTGGCTGACAAGATGACCTTCATCTCCACCGGCGGCGGTGCCTCCCTGGAGCTCCTCGAAGGCAAAATCCTCCCCGGCGTGGCCTGCCTCCAGGAAAAGTAA
- a CDS encoding VCBS repeat-containing protein, whose protein sequence is MKKLTLLAWAALGALITPVAWAADSTPPSLNISHAWVEKEGATVHFKMLLDPLDDVGFTPLAGIQFRSKLNSTAPLPDSTPWNTYPWQRGQAFDVAFKCTSVIFEIRAIDAAGNVSPLQRRTFASPFPFSTAPNLEPKLGGIIPFTGAGMDCAGLFGDRFDDEGFGDDILQIDRITGLVSVRRQGVGGIFTVDSFSLGTSNIRDSAVADLNADGQPDLVVVAGDALKVYLNGGVVGGHLTFQETTPAGMATTGISTVLQCAVGDLTNEGKPEIVVAGTGDNGVGGTELRLGVILNNSMFNLGASNHAKLSATTVAGPMGIGDATGDGWADVIMADGTNRELVLIQNSGIGSLVGDADGEESQRPKRTDTGFALGTLPVESLAVGDVTGDGRADAVVTMHFFGSTNGQDPNDTRDHQLWQLFQGRGAVPLWAHNMQRVGRGPVGASATTFTSHVILQDLTGDRFPEILMTSKFEDTVTQMPAGVRAIRLIPKLDAQNFMGVLEFNQTGLATGSTNPHRLGTGRFSGNSKRDILLANGGTPPLQWVFNTYTELSKPMDLAGGVSTDADEGGTAGANGTLSYFEYPGGQIRYSLTYVNNTEAALSGVTVESALPADFTLEGSDAGSTVSGAGAARVIRWTTDIPAGSSGIKNFTVRLATTAKVGANLAPKIALKQGTKALVTGTMPSVKVWAVNFFVMPTSPGQPWTFTYKPDSVPSGAVVTLQSSTNGSDWLALGTQNGLMTAVSDTNPPQFTRTAVVLAGPRVFRAMSWSPDTGYKFSTTFNNLLPPTTLTKISTKSPPKSGQTWTFIANQAGTAENLSVRFQSTLTPYVEGSWTDLPIYSPAVRKGAVWTVETVNVPDGNRYFRAISAAPGWVDSMSAPFGSIPVTASALSIAPFTRWHMDFVDPAKEGKPTTLYATVPAVKGIQVRFQTKYQNEDESKWTDLPTGALSQAGNNWTLKNTTLPAGVRDFRAIARAPGYYEQTTEVYSFEVLPPPLPQMATYFGGFVSPTNGSLVKVGTSAVALTLFDFNGVQRVYLETGASASGPFKAIKNSDLTQVGDTVTYTTNLAFSGTGVLYIRAAVVDGYDPSATAYSPAVMVNIGQGGGTQAPAFTAFSPTFTQSTLKTRGSVKIKLKIGDDKQVHRATLHRSDAGGNLLSKVGEMVRAGAGNPADFSLTDASLDDGNYYYRVVASDYDGQEVISSIFGPYTIVTPQPPPPPANINVAVSSRFAGPSVPKGKYNYDYLAYPTATKLQFDFSSLPAGQKTFHIYRVKDADGTSSFLTRNQSVWTSVTTKVSGTQEFPRPFWTIDAKNPYAGEGTYRIVVSQNGSELTEGAGVREFTIGHAWNLPNTFTDLDYGLYWFKTVDDGLRCRDNQDDEYFDRSKPTVIYVHGWQPGEAKLRRRESWYRQDAQKDSVMHDCCKIWKDKGYNVGIFHWNQFGDLDGTPHGTIFSQANIYYIATEEGLPDSHSMIHALSAKKGESSRVYEPDDTGSLIEGKTVVDLFLDDLRRCMAGYSTVNREFRMIGHSLGTQVTGRTCKLLLDYPQWNVPVPTRVALLELAQVGVNNMNVPGLQTQWIRDLVDSNKVALECYQSTNLQTLLGATAAFVGDIHDMGAYARFIPDYLGDLNVLKSATKSHNEIVRWYMESVKGPEFPCWSYLGPYRSQYHGTALSAATPRWRVKELMGGDTWYHQSEGMDTPYVLDDVFKPQSR, encoded by the coding sequence ATGAAGAAGCTGACTCTTTTGGCATGGGCTGCGCTTGGCGCACTGATCACTCCGGTGGCTTGGGCTGCTGACAGCACTCCTCCGTCGTTGAACATCTCCCATGCGTGGGTGGAAAAAGAGGGGGCGACGGTGCACTTCAAGATGCTGCTGGATCCTTTGGACGACGTAGGATTCACGCCGCTGGCGGGCATCCAGTTTCGCAGCAAGCTGAACAGCACCGCTCCCTTGCCAGACAGCACACCGTGGAACACGTATCCTTGGCAGCGAGGGCAGGCATTCGATGTGGCTTTCAAATGCACATCCGTGATTTTTGAGATCCGGGCGATTGACGCAGCGGGCAATGTCTCGCCGCTGCAAAGGAGGACTTTTGCCTCCCCCTTTCCCTTCAGCACGGCCCCGAATTTGGAACCGAAGCTGGGCGGCATCATTCCTTTCACAGGGGCCGGGATGGACTGCGCGGGGCTGTTTGGCGACCGGTTTGATGACGAAGGGTTCGGAGATGATATCCTTCAGATTGACCGCATCACGGGCTTGGTGTCGGTGAGGCGGCAGGGAGTGGGTGGCATCTTTACGGTGGACAGCTTTTCACTGGGCACGAGCAACATCCGTGACTCTGCCGTGGCAGATCTGAACGCCGATGGCCAGCCGGACTTGGTCGTGGTGGCAGGAGATGCGCTGAAAGTCTATTTAAACGGAGGTGTGGTGGGCGGGCATCTGACCTTCCAGGAAACCACCCCCGCAGGCATGGCGACCACGGGCATCAGCACGGTCCTGCAATGCGCGGTGGGTGATCTCACGAATGAAGGCAAACCGGAGATCGTGGTGGCAGGCACAGGGGATAACGGAGTGGGAGGGACGGAACTGAGGCTGGGCGTGATTTTGAACAACTCCATGTTTAACCTGGGTGCATCCAATCATGCCAAACTGTCCGCCACGACGGTCGCGGGACCGATGGGGATCGGAGATGCAACGGGCGACGGCTGGGCGGATGTGATCATGGCGGATGGGACCAACCGGGAACTGGTGCTGATTCAGAACAGCGGCATAGGATCGCTGGTGGGGGATGCAGATGGGGAAGAAAGCCAACGGCCGAAGAGGACCGACACAGGGTTTGCCTTGGGTACCCTGCCAGTGGAGTCGCTGGCGGTGGGCGATGTGACGGGAGACGGTCGTGCGGATGCGGTGGTCACCATGCACTTCTTTGGCAGCACGAACGGACAGGACCCGAACGACACGCGGGACCACCAGCTCTGGCAGCTTTTTCAAGGGCGGGGCGCGGTGCCGCTCTGGGCGCACAACATGCAACGCGTGGGAAGAGGGCCGGTGGGGGCATCCGCCACAACCTTTACGTCGCATGTAATTCTGCAGGACCTGACCGGGGACCGTTTTCCGGAGATCCTCATGACCAGCAAATTTGAAGACACGGTGACCCAGATGCCTGCGGGGGTGCGCGCGATCCGATTGATCCCGAAGCTGGATGCGCAAAATTTCATGGGAGTGCTGGAGTTCAACCAGACAGGACTGGCCACGGGCTCCACCAACCCGCATCGGCTGGGAACGGGCCGTTTCAGCGGCAACAGCAAGCGTGACATTCTGCTGGCCAACGGAGGCACGCCTCCTTTGCAGTGGGTCTTTAACACCTACACGGAGCTGTCCAAGCCCATGGATCTGGCAGGCGGGGTCTCCACCGACGCAGACGAAGGCGGCACGGCAGGGGCGAACGGAACGCTGAGCTACTTTGAATACCCGGGCGGCCAGATCAGATACTCCCTGACCTACGTGAACAACACTGAGGCGGCACTGAGCGGGGTCACGGTGGAGAGTGCCCTGCCGGCGGATTTCACGCTGGAAGGCAGCGATGCGGGGAGCACGGTATCCGGAGCTGGCGCAGCGCGAGTCATCCGATGGACGACGGACATCCCTGCGGGATCTTCGGGCATTAAAAATTTCACGGTCAGGCTGGCAACGACCGCGAAGGTGGGGGCCAATCTGGCTCCCAAAATTGCGCTGAAACAAGGCACAAAGGCGCTGGTCACCGGCACCATGCCGTCAGTGAAGGTGTGGGCGGTGAATTTCTTTGTAATGCCGACCAGCCCTGGCCAGCCGTGGACTTTCACGTACAAGCCGGACAGTGTGCCGTCAGGGGCGGTGGTGACGCTTCAGTCGAGTACCAACGGCAGCGACTGGCTGGCGCTGGGGACACAGAACGGGCTCATGACGGCTGTGTCGGACACCAATCCGCCCCAGTTTACCAGGACCGCCGTGGTGCTTGCAGGGCCCCGTGTTTTCCGCGCGATGAGCTGGTCTCCCGACACGGGCTACAAATTCTCTACTACCTTCAACAACCTGCTGCCACCTACGACGCTGACGAAGATCTCCACCAAGTCACCGCCGAAGTCCGGCCAGACATGGACCTTCATCGCCAACCAGGCAGGCACAGCTGAAAACCTGAGCGTGCGTTTCCAGTCCACCCTGACCCCGTACGTTGAAGGCTCCTGGACGGACCTGCCCATCTACAGCCCGGCAGTCCGCAAAGGCGCGGTCTGGACGGTGGAAACCGTCAACGTGCCCGACGGAAACCGTTATTTCCGGGCCATCTCGGCCGCCCCAGGCTGGGTGGACAGCATGTCGGCACCTTTCGGCTCCATCCCGGTCACCGCGTCCGCCCTCTCCATCGCGCCCTTCACCCGCTGGCACATGGACTTTGTGGACCCGGCCAAGGAAGGCAAACCGACCACGCTGTATGCCACCGTCCCAGCCGTGAAGGGCATCCAGGTCCGCTTTCAGACGAAATATCAAAACGAAGATGAGAGCAAGTGGACCGACCTGCCCACAGGTGCCCTGAGCCAGGCTGGCAACAACTGGACCCTGAAAAACACCACCCTGCCCGCAGGTGTGCGTGACTTCCGCGCCATCGCCCGGGCGCCCGGATACTATGAGCAGACCACTGAGGTGTATTCCTTTGAAGTGCTGCCTCCGCCACTGCCGCAGATGGCCACCTACTTTGGCGGTTTTGTTTCCCCCACCAACGGCTCCCTGGTGAAGGTGGGCACCAGCGCTGTGGCGCTGACGCTCTTTGACTTCAACGGCGTGCAGCGGGTGTATCTGGAGACAGGAGCCAGCGCCTCCGGCCCCTTCAAAGCGATCAAAAACAGCGACCTCACCCAGGTGGGCGACACGGTGACCTACACGACCAACCTTGCGTTCAGCGGGACGGGCGTGCTCTACATCCGCGCTGCTGTGGTGGACGGGTACGACCCTTCTGCCACCGCCTATTCACCCGCCGTGATGGTGAACATCGGCCAGGGCGGAGGCACCCAGGCGCCAGCATTCACCGCCTTCTCCCCGACCTTCACCCAGTCCACGCTCAAGACCCGTGGCTCCGTGAAAATCAAGCTGAAGATCGGCGATGACAAGCAGGTGCACCGTGCCACGCTGCATCGCTCGGATGCGGGCGGCAACCTCCTTAGCAAAGTGGGCGAGATGGTCCGCGCCGGCGCTGGAAATCCGGCGGACTTCAGCCTGACGGATGCCAGCCTGGACGATGGCAACTATTACTACCGCGTGGTTGCCTCGGACTACGACGGGCAGGAGGTCATCAGCAGCATCTTTGGCCCTTACACGATTGTCACGCCCCAGCCACCGCCACCACCTGCGAACATCAACGTCGCGGTTTCCAGCCGGTTTGCCGGGCCTTCGGTTCCGAAGGGCAAATACAACTATGATTACCTAGCCTACCCGACAGCCACCAAGCTACAGTTTGATTTCAGCAGTCTGCCAGCCGGGCAAAAGACTTTCCATATCTATCGCGTCAAGGACGCGGACGGAACCTCCAGCTTCCTGACCCGGAACCAGTCTGTGTGGACCTCCGTGACCACGAAGGTCTCGGGCACCCAGGAGTTTCCCCGGCCGTTTTGGACCATTGACGCCAAGAACCCTTATGCCGGTGAGGGCACCTACCGCATCGTGGTTTCCCAAAACGGCAGCGAACTGACGGAAGGTGCCGGCGTGCGGGAGTTCACCATCGGCCATGCCTGGAACCTGCCCAACACCTTTACCGATCTGGACTACGGTCTCTATTGGTTCAAAACCGTGGATGACGGGCTGCGCTGCCGCGACAATCAGGACGACGAGTACTTTGACCGCTCCAAGCCCACCGTGATCTATGTACACGGCTGGCAGCCGGGCGAGGCCAAGCTGCGCCGCCGTGAAAGCTGGTACCGCCAGGATGCCCAGAAAGACAGTGTCATGCATGACTGCTGCAAGATATGGAAGGACAAGGGGTACAACGTGGGCATCTTTCACTGGAACCAGTTTGGCGATCTGGACGGCACGCCGCACGGAACCATTTTCTCCCAGGCCAACATCTACTACATCGCCACGGAGGAAGGGTTGCCTGACAGCCATTCGATGATCCACGCCCTCAGTGCGAAGAAGGGGGAAAGCAGCCGCGTTTATGAACCGGATGACACAGGGAGCCTGATCGAAGGCAAGACCGTGGTGGACCTGTTCCTGGATGACCTCAGACGCTGCATGGCCGGCTACTCCACCGTGAACCGTGAGTTCCGCATGATCGGCCACTCCCTGGGCACGCAGGTGACAGGTAGAACCTGCAAACTTCTGCTCGACTATCCCCAGTGGAACGTCCCGGTGCCCACCCGCGTCGCTCTGCTGGAACTGGCGCAGGTGGGCGTGAACAACATGAATGTGCCCGGCCTGCAGACTCAATGGATCCGGGATCTGGTGGACTCTAACAAAGTCGCGCTGGAATGCTACCAGAGCACAAATCTGCAAACCTTGTTAGGTGCGACTGCCGCCTTTGTCGGAGACATTCATGACATGGGCGCGTATGCGCGTTTCATCCCGGACTACCTGGGGGATCTGAACGTGCTGAAGAGCGCCACCAAGAGCCACAACGAAATCGTGCGCTGGTACATGGAGTCCGTGAAGGGACCTGAATTTCCGTGCTGGTCTTACTTGGGTCCCTATCGTTCCCAGTATCATGGAACTGCGCTCTCTGCCGCCACGCCAAGATGGCGTGTCAAGGAGCTGATGGGGGGAGACACCTGGTATCACCAGAGCGAAGGCATGGACACGCCCTACGTCTTGGATGATGTGTTCAAGCCCCAGAGCCGATGA
- a CDS encoding cytochrome c oxidase assembly factor Coa1 family protein, protein MNPEPPPFGDPTNIRRENNAAISKGVAVGCGGCLMVVAALVFFIVAVLGLVMLFLRGSEPCVETMRRAQKSPALQQALGEPMKMGWILTGGVSTMNDSGSADVSIPISGPKGSIRIHTRAQREAGVWNYKEMSAPLPTGEVVDLLKTLPEQAAPAP, encoded by the coding sequence ATGAATCCTGAGCCGCCGCCCTTTGGCGATCCTACCAACATTCGCCGTGAGAACAATGCGGCCATCAGCAAGGGCGTGGCGGTGGGCTGCGGAGGTTGCCTGATGGTGGTGGCAGCCCTGGTGTTTTTCATTGTGGCGGTTTTGGGCTTGGTGATGCTGTTTCTACGCGGATCTGAACCCTGCGTGGAGACGATGCGGCGCGCCCAGAAGTCCCCTGCCCTGCAGCAGGCGCTGGGGGAGCCGATGAAGATGGGCTGGATTCTCACCGGCGGTGTGAGCACCATGAATGACTCCGGCAGTGCCGATGTCTCCATCCCTATTTCCGGGCCCAAAGGCAGCATACGTATCCACACCCGTGCGCAGCGGGAGGCAGGAGTCTGGAACTACAAGGAAATGAGCGCTCCCTTGCCTACGGGCGAGGTGGTAGACTTGCTGAAAACCCTGCCCGAACAAGCTGCGCCTGCCCCCTGA
- a CDS encoding LamG domain-containing protein: MLGKILPPLLAILSFGALQAPAASLLVYYDGTASGNDLVDLSGNGRNAIYDANGSATTPVILTTTPANGSSGAYASLTANGSNQSGRYSVTPAGGFSYNFNNQSWSAAMFYNRQSVATNDTLFHIGAGDGFGGENELYAWATANNTNLSFQHYPLPDVDLTAAGKMNLNAWHHLAVTFSASGLNDGMGTLSLYADGVLIGTDSTFTLGTNNTFFFGGQGSATPDRNFIGFLDEMALFDGALTSGEIAGLANGSQTPITLVPEPSRALLLGLGLFGLVMRRRRK; the protein is encoded by the coding sequence ATGCTTGGCAAGATCCTCCCCCCGCTTCTCGCTATCCTGTCTTTCGGTGCCCTTCAGGCCCCGGCAGCCAGCCTGCTCGTGTACTACGATGGCACGGCTTCGGGCAATGATCTGGTGGACCTGAGCGGCAATGGACGCAATGCGATCTATGATGCCAACGGATCTGCCACCACGCCGGTGATCCTGACGACGACTCCGGCCAACGGCAGCAGTGGAGCCTATGCATCCCTGACGGCGAACGGCAGCAACCAGAGCGGACGTTACTCGGTGACGCCAGCAGGGGGCTTCAGCTACAATTTCAATAACCAGAGCTGGTCGGCCGCGATGTTTTACAACCGCCAGTCGGTCGCGACCAACGACACTCTTTTCCATATCGGTGCGGGCGATGGTTTCGGTGGCGAAAATGAGCTTTACGCATGGGCCACGGCGAACAACACCAACCTGTCATTTCAGCACTATCCGCTCCCCGATGTGGACCTAACGGCTGCCGGCAAGATGAACCTGAATGCCTGGCATCATCTGGCAGTGACCTTCAGCGCCTCCGGCCTGAATGATGGCATGGGGACGCTGAGCCTGTATGCGGATGGCGTGCTCATCGGCACGGACAGCACCTTCACCCTGGGGACGAATAACACTTTCTTTTTTGGCGGCCAAGGCAGCGCCACTCCAGACCGCAATTTCATCGGCTTTTTGGACGAGATGGCCCTGTTTGACGGGGCCCTCACGTCCGGGGAAATCGCAGGCTTGGCCAATGGCAGCCAGACACCCATCACTCTGGTGCCTGAGCCCAGCCGCGCGCTGCTGCTGGGCTTGGGTCTGTTTGGCCTGGTGATGAGACGGCGGCGGAAATAG